In Girardinichthys multiradiatus isolate DD_20200921_A chromosome 10, DD_fGirMul_XY1, whole genome shotgun sequence, the sequence TCAGGATTAGGATCAGGATCAGGGTCCAGGTACAGGACTACATGGAGTGACTTTGACTGATTTTAAAGCTGGTAGCTTTAACACCCAGTATAGAAAAACAAGGTGTTTTGAAGACTTTTgaagagaataatcagggctgaccttccctccatccaggacttatacagatctagggtcaggaaaagagctgctaaaatctctgcagaccccacacaccctgcacataaactgtttagacttttaccttcaggtggcgctacagagcgctgtctgttAAAACCAGCCTCCACAAAGACAGTtccttcccccaggctgtttctctgatgaacacttgacagtcagaatTTCAGAACaccaccatgcatacttggactgatctcatactatatattctattgtaaagttaattgtgtatataagtacatttaaacagatttttttctatttacattattatataggtatatatttaaaaacaaatcttcactaagagcaaagtgtaccggagtcaaattccttgtttctctgtacaaacttggctaTAAAGATGAGTCTGATTGTTCACGTACTGGCTACACTGTTGGTtggctcttgaagctctgactgCAGCTGCAGGCCACAACTTGTGAATGTCTCCCAATTCTTAAAATGAACTTTCCTTCACAATCCTCTAGAGAGGTGCAGGTATCCCTGTTGCTGGCACAGCTTTTTCTAACTCAGTTTTTTCTTCCACCTAACTTTCCATGAATATGCTTAGACATTGCACTTTCTCTTTGAAGAGGTGTCAATGATTCTTTGCTGTACAACAGTCAGGTCAGCTGTCTTCTCCATGATTGTGCAGACCATAACATGACCATaacttaacattttaaataattttaatggtCTCCTGTAATAGTCCAattttctgtttatgttttttattcttattatcTGCCAGCCCAGCCATGATTATCATAAATAACCAGAAATTGAAGTCTGAAATATGCATCACTTTCTGTGGGATAAATTAAACCATCAGCaggataaaaattaaaactgagGTTTACTTTCTCTACCTCTCTGAACTGTAGATTAAACACCAGCAAACAGTTCTTAGTTCTGGTTTCACATTAAGTCCTTTTGGACCTCCCCTCAACCTGCATCACTTGTCCAGAATTCTCACCTGAACAGAAAGTTTGAGTAACTGCTCGCCTAAACAGGACGCTGGATTAACTTCTGGTATTTCTGAGCAAGAAGAAGGTTCTGGATTTTTAACCGGTCTGCTCCAGCTTCAAATGCTTTTCAGAACCGGTTTGAATCCGTCCGATTCGGCTGCCTGGTACGGTTAATTCCTGCTGTCTGGACAGTGAATCGGAAAATCCAGACCGAATGAAGCCAACTCCTAAATCCCTGAAATATTCTCAGGACGTCCAGCTGGCTGCAACCGAACCGCCTCCTGTTCTTCTTTTCATTACAACATTACGGAAAATCCAGTGTTCTACCGCCACCTGCTGGACTGGAGCTGCCTCCGCGCCTTGCTTATTTCACATGGTTTTTTAATGACTGTTTCAGATAAAAATACAGTTGGTTATAAGAGTTTCATTAGAAAGACTTTATACGAATAATAACATCTTAATAGTAACTCAGCTCTATTATATAAGACATGAATTTGTCATCTTATACTGCATCCAGTCATATTCAAGGGTTTAACCATCTTTGCCTAAAATATGTTGTTAAAAACAAAGTCTTCTCATGTTTATTCCGTTTTCTTGAAAATACAATTAGtacataagaaaataaaagttacAAGCTATTAAAAATGGTTTGTTGCATTATAACGCCATGTTGTGAGACAGATATCCTTCTTCAGGCTTCACCACTGAGAGCTTTCAACCTCTTTGGAAGACAGGAAGTGCCACAAATATCAGTAACAGAACGAAAATTGATATGGGAGAATGCACGAAATAAAGACGAAGATATTCAGACAAATTTAgaagaaatacaaataattgtatttatgtttcatgtctttgtatctgtatatacacacacacacacacatatatatatatatatatatatattatatatatatatatatatatatatatttggatcattttaaaatgtgtttattaaatggttatttacatttcatttgtttttgtcttctattTTTATTGCTGTATTTCTTGGTCTTTCTTCCCCAGTTATggttaattatttttctgatgAGCCATCATTTTCCTCCTTTATTAGCTGCTGTCTGAGATttcttcactttgttttttttcctgttttctcctTAACTGTGCACTAAAATATTTCTGTACACAATTACATAGTTTCTGTGATTTTACTCATACAGGACCTtgcaaaaacatgttaaacctTATATGTGAAGAAAACAAATAGACTGCTCATCCTTCTTAACAGGCATCCgcaatgtgaaacatggtggtggcatcatcatgctggggggatgcttttctttaccaCCAACAGGGAAGCTAGCCAGctagttgatgggaagatggatgaagctaaatatagGACAAGCctggaaaataaatgtaacgAAAAGTGGTggtattttccttccacttcctaATTCTGCATTACTATGTGTTAGTCCATCACATCATATCCAAATAGAATAGATACAATTGTGTGGTTCCGGAAAGTTCTAAAGGAATCATTCTGCCACAACTGGTATGTAGTAGTCACTGATTTACATCACTTTCAGAAACGATGCTGGGATTCTGAGTGGCTCGATTAAAACATTTGGactgtaaatgaaaaataaagtggGTGAAAGAGGACAGTGAAGGGGACAGACTGTAACAGGTAGTGAAGTTTATTGTGAATCAGGGATAAACTAAACTTTTAGTAATTTCTGCAGAAAAACTTCCCActgaaaacagcaacaaaacaccAGTTCTTCATCATTATATCAAACAGGAATATTTACAACATGTACAAATATCGTACACAAATGGCTGCTGGTAAAGAGATGTTGGTGTAAGAGGAGAGAAGTGCAAAACGTCAGCTTCAAAGTGCTGTTTGATACATGTTAGTGTCATAGAAAACCTCCTGATGATAAAGATGCTCCACAGTTTGGTGGAAGATCCCTCCTGAAAGTCAGCAAGCGCCTTTTGCAATCCTGTATACATTTTTATGCCAGTGGGTGATCCTCTGTGATCCAAACCCAGAGGATACAACTTTTTACCTTTCAGTCTGTACAGGTGGTTCCAGATTTCTGGTAAAAATCAAACTCAACCATAGCAAAGCAATTCTAAGCAACATTAGGAACACTTTCACTTTCATGTCACTTTAAATGACACACTTCTAAAAGTTTGTACAATTTTAAATTGATGTAACATTTGCCGAACAGTCATAAATCGAGTGACAAAGTCAGTAATGTTGAGAGAGATTAATACTaaataaacaaggaatttaTACTCAAAGAAGATACAGAATTTAAGAGGTAAAATCTAAATATCCAACAATccaatttaacatatttgactttcccaatatttttaaaatgtaacacaAAAGATGGTTGCTATAATTCagtctgaaaatgtaaaaaatataaatgagagGAAACTTACTTAGACACAATTTGACACAAATTGTAATGTTTATGTAAAAACTGTGTAAGGGCCTACATTTTTTGGACCAATTTTCCAGTAAATGTACAATTAGAAAATTATGAAAAACTTGAATAATATCTGAGTAAATGTAAGTTAATGTAAgtaaatgattatttttataCTCAACTGGATTTTTAGTCCCAGTCAACTGATTCAATCAGTACCTTACACTCTGTAGTTTTACTCTCAAACAGTAGGTGTCACTGTTGAACAAACGGTGCAGCTGCACATCCGATATAACAAGGATTTATACCCCTATTGTACACAAACTTCAGCAACAATTTTACCTCATTTTAAGCATCATAGTCCAAGAAATTTCCGCGTCCACATCTCGTTACAGAAACCAGAATATATTCAACTGAGACACGGATGTTTAACCCCTTACCTGAGTCATGTTAGAGTCCAAGCAAAGCAGAAACATAAGAGAAAAGAAATCTGGTTACCTTAAAATTTGGCGGTGATTACAGCGGAGATATCAACACCTCATTTTGACTGTAGGTGTCACTACTGAGGGAGTTGCAGAGTTACAAAGGCAGAAATTACATTAGAATAAGTTGgacatcatttttacaaaaccTTTAGATTCAGCTATTACTCGTTTAAGGAGTTTCTCGCCAaatcagcaaagccaaacttgTGAATAATATTAATGAAAGACAACAGGCTGACAATTTGAATGTCttcataaagattttttttttttttggaccaaTGTACGTTAAAGGCTTTTATACGATCaactggttttattttaatcagtttAAATATACTAGGGAATATCTGAGGAAGGAAGCAGTAAATCTTTAAGAATCATGATCAGAGTAaaagtcttgaagaagaaaaacaacttcttaaagcaaattatgattttgtgtcagaaagaaaaaaaatctacaattaccttttttttaatcagatcATTTTGGACAGTTATAATTATACAAATTTGACagcattttgaaaacatttgtctttaaaaagTGTGACTTTTATATGCAAATTGTATGTATGAACTGACTGTGTGAGCCAAACTAAATAGTCTACTAAATGACATTACTGACCCAACAGATTCCTTAATTTTTTCAACACTGTCTTTACACTCATCATCATAATAGACAAATTGATTAAACAAGCTGTCCAGGTTCAGTAATTTGAGACCCAACATATTTCTGTGCTCAGAGATTCAACTTGATGCTTCTCGCATCACCAAATATCAGTTTTTGTTTGCGCTTCACAAAAACGTAAAAATGAGCACTTGACCTCAGCCACGTCCCGTCCATAGCCGTAGGTGCGATTGCTGATGTTAGGATATTTTGCAGCTGTTTCTGCAGCTCTGCGTGGTCGGGCTGAGTGGTGGTGGTCGGATTAGTTTCGGCTTTTTCAGCAGTGCCCCTCCTCTCCTCTTGGCGGCACTGTGGTGAGCAGTGGCGGTGACGGAGTACGAGCGTCCGTGCATCATGCGAGCATTGAGACCATTCGCCATGGAGAAAGACTTGAGGTGGGACTTGAGGGCAAGGGGGAGGGGCAGCTTGTCCACCAGGTGGACAGGGGTGCAGGAGACAATGGAGCGGCAGCAGAGGTCCTGCAGACTTAGCACTAAAGGAGAGACCAGTGATCTATTAGATACTGAAGTcacctcaaaaaaaaaaaaaaaaaaaaaaaacgagagcaacacacaaaacagttatgttttaaaagtcattttaataaacttttttaacaCTGACATTTATAGGAAGTAGTATTGAACTTGTTACATATTTTTGTTGAAGAAGTTTAAGAATCAATCATCGAACAATTCAATTCTGCTGAGATTGGGGAGTTTATTTCAGCAAGTGAGTTTGAACCATCTTTTTTGATGCATTTTAATAAAAGCctatatcattattattattttttataaatgtattttttaatgtttctggtTGCTGcctttcaggcataccatatggagcagatggttgcctacatgtgccatgGCAATGTTGCTCTACAAACAGGACATCTCAAGACAGTATCCTAATTGTGTTAACTACCTTATTAATTACAGATTTAATCGCATCAGAGTAGTCAACAAGCATGGATAAGGTTtttgaaaatatgtttctttaaataatttgtggAAGCTGCCATTTatgcagaaataaaatatagaTTCTCAGttgtaaaaacataaagtttAAGGAATATTAAATGTGTTCATTAAGACTAAAGCTAACTTCTTAAGGAGAATGTTTTTCTGAAAATCCTTAAAACCATAGCTGTAACAGCTGATTATTTCCTGACTTGTAGCGGATTGAGAAGCATAAGTATGCTGTTCCTGTGTTGTCCAACAGAGGGCAGCACAGACCGAAACCTTACTACCCCttaattagctgtaagcaaTGTGTGGGTGAGATGACCTGCTGACCTTTGTTGGGCCTCCACAGGCGCTCCATGCCGTGCCTCATGAGGACGATCCGGGCGAGCTCCGTGAACGACTCTGTGATGTTGAAGTTGCAGAGCGGGCTCACCTCAAAAAAGGTGACGCCCAGCTTCTCGGCATAGACCTGCGCCTGCTCCGTGGTCACCTGACGCTTGTAGGCCAGGTGAAGGCGGTTCCCAACCAGGATCTTAGGCACTCCCGGAGCATGCTGGGTAAACAAGATGGAGCACAGGAATATTATCGGGGTTTCTACTGGATTCACGGATTCACctcagaaacacagaaaacatgctGTCTGACCTCATCGATCTCTTTGATCCACCTGTCAATCCCATCGAAGGACCAGCGGTTGGTGATGTCATACACCAGGATTACTCCCTGAGGAGcacaaaaatgtctttaaattccCAGAAAACATACAAGAAACGCTCTGACTTTAGAGGCGATCAATCAAAATCCAAAATTATGTATCCGTATTATTATCAAGCCCAGCGTTTCAAGATTTAATGATTTACTCCTGTTTTCCAAATCGGTTTTTAtaaacaaactttaaacaaaatgCTGCAAAATCTTAAATGGCATCATTCCAACTATATTTCTATCTGTGAGTGCTGTAAAGAAAAGAGAAATCTGACTTTTCTGTCCCTTTTACGGTTTTCTGCAGAGATTATATCCTAATGAGAGTTCTGTTCAACACAAGTAAAGtaataaacataaacacttaGCAAGAAAGTTATATTAAAAGGTTAAATTGATATGAAAACAGCTTGAATTTTAGATTATAATGGGATAAAAGATAACAAAATTGAATTCTAAGGGGTTATGGGTTTAAAGCAAGTAGCCAATGAGATCCTTACTCATCCGTAGCTGTCTGACCAACTGGTTACAGGTTACCTCTGTAAAACCACCTTTATTCAGATGAACCCAGAACATCCTCATTCCTGTCCTGGTTCTTCTTAATGCAGTTCTCTGTCCCAGCATGTTCTCATTGTGTAATAAATTCTGATTACAAACTCCATAAGTTACATATGGCAACCTAGAGTCCTCTCCAGATATACCGCTGTCATGCTAATGGCTGACCGTTATTGCAGTAGGAAATTTAGAAAGATTGTGTTGCCAACAACTAACAGTCCATTAAAATAATGTCCTTGATAAATGCAGCAAAAGCCTGACGGGAGCTGTAGTTTAAGGTTTCCTTTGTGGAAAATGTGACGGTTTACACTGTTTCTGTGGATGTCCATTTTCTACTCGGTTTGACTCCACAGACTCAAGGTTCAAGAGCATCTGTTAGCCTCTCCATGGCAACATTGCCTCTGTTGCTATGGTGATATCTGCTCCATACCCACTAATAGTTGAATAAGGGACAACAACAGACTGGTTgtgtaaacagtgttggagGATGAGAAGGATGTAAGTTTTCCTCCAAACTTTCCTTCAGGACACAAAGCTCTGATCCGAATGATGAATATTTTCCAGCAGAGGCACCGACATGTCTCTTACTGTCTGTACTGAAACTACAACACATAAAATTTTAATAGGCAACAGATTTGAGTTTGTTTAAGAACCTTGCTGGTTTTGGTTTGTCTGCTTTCAGGAAATTTAAATCAGATGAGCTGTTTTCTCAGGTTTTAAACGTGCTGAAATATAAGCCTAGTGAGTAAAACTGTAACAGAAGGAAGACAAAATCCTGGACCTGTTCTGCACTACGACGGTTCCCTCTAACCTGTTCAAGGGTTCATCAAAATAACATGATCACAGGACGGAGAAAGTTTCAGGTAAAAATTTCCAAGATCCTTACCTGTGCTCCTCTGGAGTAGGATCTGAATATGGTGCAGAACCGACCCTGTCCGGATGTATCCctgaaacaaaaatatacaaaaagaaaaagaaatctgacTTTTTCCCCACGAATACAACGTTATACACAGAACTCCAGTAAACTTTACAGCTTTCTCTTTGTTTCTAGGGCACCAGATTTCTGTTTCCTCTGTCTGACAGCAACTGGTGCACAGACACCATAACACCTATGATCTGTTTTCTTCTATTTGCACCTAAACAACAGTTTTGATAGGACTTTTGGTTTTCTGACTGGACTCTCTGGTCCTGGTTCAgctgttatttttttccaagttGGGACTTTCAGGTAGGATCCCTCCGAGAAACCAGTCCAGGTGCTGGTTTCTAGTTGGTCTAGCTGGATTAAGCTTCTCCAAAGTAATTCCTTCTCCGCATGGTTCTATCAGTTCTATCTTTGATGAATGGAGGTTCTTGATGTGGTGCCATCTGAGGGATCAGAGGTCATGGCTGTCCATCTCAGGCTGCTCCCTAAAGTTCCTCCAGATTCATTGAATGGTTTCATAATATTCTGCTCTGTGGAGGCATCCCTTCCAATCTTTCtgtgattaatttattttaaccacTTCAAGGATTGTCTCACCCATTTGGTGTCAAACCCGAAATCCTCTAAACATATTTGCAAATCAGCAATACATACTTTAGGGATTCTGCTTCAGGACCAAATCAGGACTAATTTTTTTGTTCCACCAGACTTAGTGGAAACATCTATGGTATTTAAACAGTGTCAAATAGGGAGTTGTTAGTTGATTTGTTCCCTGCTGAAGACTTCGGTATGTTGGAACTCTGTGTGACTTCAGACTGATGATGTGTGAAGCCCTTTCCTAATGTCGTCCACACTGCTGGATTTGTCACTTATAGATAATCTTCTTACCTCATAACTGAAACCGATGAGAAAACATGTTTCTAAGTTGACAGCAGAAAGAACTTAACTCTTTTAAATCAGGCAACAGCTGCCAGCATGGAAGCTGGAGGCTGCGTTGCCTGAAGAAAAAAAGCTCTTTATCAAGTCAAAGCAGCCTCACATGCTTGCTGTTTATTTTTGGACCGAACCAGGACCTCCTCTGCTCTCCTGTTACACAACCATCCTTACTGCTGCAGATCACACGCTGTGAGGACGGCTGCTGAACAACAGCCAGTTGTTCCACTGTGTTTTCATACCAGAGCTGCAGCTTGACTCGCCTACCGTCCAGAAGGATGGTTGTCGTCTTGTAGTCGATTCCTAAAACACAGCAGGATAACAAAAAAACCTTCAGTCTTCAGTCTCCTGCTTAGGGTTcctatacatttttccaaatcCAGATTTCtaaattttcctttttcatttttttcttacattcCAGTGATTTCAGTATTAACCTTCAAACTGCTTGAAAACCAGCCAGCTCTTATTATCTGTAATTTTAACTgcaatgcagttaaaagccacAGGTACAGTTCCAACCAAATGTAAAGTTTTCTAGAGACAATACAGGTGGAAAAATTTCCCTTTTTTTGGTTTCTGAATGTGCGGAATATCAGTAAAAAACTGACATTAAAATCAAGATGTGATGTGGCAAATCAAAGATAAAGCAgatcaaacatttttcatgaaCTTAATacttctccagacctggaaaatgaaaaaaacaaatctgtggtTTTCCAGATTGTGTAGGAACTATGTCTGATGCAGAACACTGCAAGTAATATCTCAAAAACACACACTTTGAAAGAGCGGTGAGTTAAATTTGATCAAAGTCAGTGTAGCAAGGAGCCTCAGACTATGCTGCCAGTAAACCCTTCCTGTAATACCCTGTAATAACAGCACGTTTATGTGCGATACAATTAAGTCTCACTCCCTGTGTAATCCCACCAACACATCCATGAATTTCATAGGGAATTTCAGGGATAAGTAGCTGAATTCGGAGCTGTCAGACTCCTGACAGTGATGCTGTGGTATTACAAACATCCTGTGCAGACCCCCTGCTGCTGAACCGCTGGAACATTATTCCAGATTAGATGTAATTATCCAGCTGCTGTCCTGGGCCTTCTCCTGCAGGAACAAAGCAGCAAGCATCTCGTCTCCTGTATAACAGTAATTATCGGAGCTGATCACATGGCAGCATTACACCATCAGAAAAATATCTCCTCTCAACTGAGCTTCTGTGGCCAGATTCATTCTAGAAGGACGATTAATTAGTCTTATgttggagagaaacaaaaaaaaaaacatgaaagtttCTACTAACCAAACACAACAGCTCGAGATGATAAAAATAGAGGGGAAtcgaaaataaatgtaaaacaaatagcTAAAATTGTATCCGATTAAATTACCAGAGTGATTCACAGTTTTATGGATTTGATGCAGGAGACAGTTTCAAGATGTTCTGCTCTGGTTTTAAAACGTTTCATTTTAGAGTTTGAGGAGTTTGTCTGTTCCTCTTTAACTTTATGTGACCGACTGACAGAAGACCAACTTTCaaacacacaggagacaaaggGTGACGAACAAGGATCAAACCAGCaaaaaaaatggatggaaaaaaagagaaagcgGGGGTTTGTATACAGACGAGGGTGATTACAGGGAGAAGGATCAGGTGAGCCCAATTAGCTGATGTGTGGCTGCTGGAGGGATGACTGAGAGGAGAAGCGATGGGAAATGACTAACATACACAGAATGAACAGACAGTAAAACACTGGGGTCAAGGAAACAAATTAAATACGGGAACATACAGTAATTGTGATCAAAGGTTTCAATGCAATGATttaaaagcagagaaaacatcagaTCAATATAAAGTGAAATTCTATGTTCTTCTAAAATATTATTGTGGCTGAGAGGCTGGAAGGTCGCCCTGGTTCATCAACACGGGAGTCATAAACATAACAGTTGGTGGTAATAAATATAGTAATTGGTCATAAAATATATGATATAATATTGATAACACATGCACAAGAAGTATTTGTTAATGTATCAAGTGCCTGCTGCAGCAGAGAGATGAGAATGCCAGATTGAGCTCAGAGAAACACTTCAGATGATAACTGTCATAGAGTGCTGTGTTTCATCCAAATGcaggagtgtgtgtttgtgtgtttcatcaagatcattcacacacacagacccccacacccacacagtgtgtgtgtttgtatgaatgaatgagtgagcTTCTCAGTATCTGCTGCATCTTCACGGTATTCATCATGAGTCACAGTCACAAATGGAGCACGCCCATCAGGCTGTTTGGTTTAGTCAGAAAAGAGCAGAACAGAACATTTTGGATAACTTACAGTTCATGTTCAGTTGGAGTTATAAAATGATCCACAGTATGGACACAGTCAGTGTTTGTGAGCATTTTTCCATGCTAACATCGGCGGTAATAAAGTCTTCCCCGTGTGGTTTTAGGCAACCCATAATAGCAGCTCTGCTCTGGACCTGGCAAAGGCCTGGAACCCCCTCTAGGACCTCAGAGAGCCAGTCGTCCCCTGGCAGAGAGACAACGGACCACAGCTATGTCTGTGTCTGCTGCCATGGCCCAGAAACAGCACAAATCCAAAGATAACCCCTTCAGTTTTCCAGCAGCTAAGCATCTCAGAAAAACATCAGCTCATTGTAACCAGCTCCCTGAGCAtctcaacaataaaaacaaatcatgttAGTCAGAGCTATGGCTACACTTAGTTG encodes:
- the rab40b gene encoding ras-related protein Rab-40B, with amino-acid sequence MSHRTRTSPIRAYDFLLKFLLVGDSDVGKGEILESLQDGASESPYGYNLGIDYKTTTILLDGRRVKLQLWDTSGQGRFCTIFRSYSRGAQGVILVYDITNRWSFDGIDRWIKEIDEHAPGVPKILVGNRLHLAYKRQVTTEQAQVYAEKLGVTFFEVSPLCNFNITESFTELARIVLMRHGMERLWRPNKVLSLQDLCCRSIVSCTPVHLVDKLPLPLALKSHLKSFSMANGLNARMMHGRSYSVTATAHHSAAKRRGGALLKKPKLIRPPPLSPTTQSCRNSCKIS